A genomic segment from Rahnella aceris encodes:
- the pheT gene encoding phenylalanine--tRNA ligase subunit beta → MKFSELWLREWVNPAISSEALSDQITMAGLEVDGVEPVAGAFNGVVVGEVVECGQHPNADKLRVTKVNVGGDRLLDIVCGAPNCRQGLKVAVATVGAVLPGDFKIKAAKLRGEPSEGMLCSFSELGISEDHDGIIELPLDAPVGTDIREFLKLDDTTIEISVTPNRADCLGILGVARDVAVINQLPLVEPEMNPVKATIDATIPIDVQAPQACPRYLGRVVKGINVKAPTPLWMREKLRRCGTRSIDAVVDITNYVLLELGQPMHAFDLNRISGGIVVRMAQKNEALTLLDGTEAKLAEDTLVIADHEKALAMAGIFGGEHSGVNDETQDVLLESAFFAPLSITGRARRQGLHTDASHRYERGVDPELQFKAIERATALLLSICGGEAGPVIEATSDVDLPKAATITLRREKLDRLIGHHVEDAQVTDILTRLGCKVQHNGDHWVAVAPSWRFDMQIEEDLVEEVARVYGYNNIPDVPVKASLVMTKHREANLSLKRVKNLLVDRGFQEAITYSFVDPKVQALLHPGEEALILPSPISVEMSAMRLSLWSGLLTAVVNNQNRQQSRVRLFESGLRFVPDTQADLGIRQDVMLSGVISGTKNEEHWDLARQAVDYYDLKGDLEAILELTGKMNDVQFKVEANPALHPGQSAAIYLRGERIGFIGVVHPELERKLDLNGRTVVFEMLWNKVADRVLPDAKEISRFPANRRDIAVVVAENVPADDILAECKKVGANQVVGVNLFDVYRGKGVAEGYKSLAISLVLQDTGRTLEEEEIAATVAKCVEALKQRFQASLRD, encoded by the coding sequence ATGAAATTCAGTGAACTCTGGTTGCGTGAGTGGGTAAACCCAGCCATTAGCAGCGAAGCATTATCAGACCAAATTACTATGGCCGGCCTGGAGGTTGATGGCGTTGAGCCGGTTGCAGGCGCATTTAATGGCGTGGTTGTCGGTGAAGTTGTCGAATGCGGTCAGCATCCAAACGCAGACAAACTGCGTGTGACTAAAGTCAATGTGGGCGGCGATCGTCTGCTGGACATCGTTTGTGGCGCGCCAAACTGTCGTCAGGGCCTGAAAGTTGCAGTTGCAACGGTGGGCGCCGTATTGCCGGGTGATTTCAAAATCAAAGCTGCCAAATTGCGTGGCGAGCCTTCAGAAGGCATGCTGTGTTCGTTCTCTGAGCTGGGTATTTCAGAGGATCACGACGGTATTATTGAACTGCCACTTGATGCGCCAGTCGGTACAGATATCCGTGAATTCCTGAAACTCGATGACACCACGATTGAAATCAGCGTAACGCCAAACCGTGCTGATTGCCTGGGTATCCTCGGCGTGGCGCGTGATGTTGCTGTCATCAACCAGTTGCCACTGGTTGAGCCGGAAATGAACCCGGTGAAAGCAACGATTGATGCCACCATCCCCATTGATGTGCAGGCGCCACAAGCGTGTCCGCGCTATCTGGGCCGTGTCGTTAAAGGCATCAACGTTAAAGCACCTACACCATTGTGGATGCGTGAAAAACTGCGTCGCTGTGGCACCCGTTCTATCGACGCCGTGGTCGATATCACGAACTACGTGTTACTCGAACTCGGTCAGCCAATGCATGCGTTTGATCTGAATCGCATCAGTGGTGGCATCGTCGTGCGCATGGCGCAGAAAAACGAAGCATTAACGTTGCTCGATGGCACAGAGGCGAAACTGGCGGAAGATACGCTGGTCATCGCAGACCATGAGAAAGCCCTGGCAATGGCCGGTATCTTTGGTGGCGAACATTCCGGTGTGAACGACGAGACGCAGGACGTCCTGCTGGAATCTGCATTCTTTGCTCCGCTCTCAATTACTGGCCGTGCACGCCGTCAGGGTCTGCACACGGATGCTTCTCATCGCTATGAACGTGGTGTGGATCCTGAGCTGCAGTTCAAAGCTATCGAACGGGCTACTGCGTTGTTGCTGAGCATTTGTGGTGGTGAAGCCGGTCCGGTCATTGAAGCGACCTCCGACGTTGATTTGCCGAAAGCGGCAACCATCACCTTGCGTCGTGAAAAACTGGATCGCCTGATCGGGCATCATGTTGAAGATGCTCAGGTGACTGACATCCTGACCCGTCTGGGGTGTAAGGTTCAGCATAATGGCGACCACTGGGTAGCTGTGGCGCCAAGCTGGCGTTTCGATATGCAAATCGAAGAAGACCTGGTGGAAGAAGTCGCGCGTGTCTACGGCTACAACAACATTCCTGATGTGCCGGTTAAAGCCAGTCTGGTGATGACCAAACACCGTGAAGCGAACCTTTCACTGAAACGTGTGAAAAATCTGCTGGTTGATCGTGGTTTCCAGGAAGCGATCACTTACAGTTTTGTCGATCCAAAAGTGCAGGCTCTGCTGCATCCCGGCGAAGAAGCGCTGATTTTACCCAGCCCGATCTCGGTTGAAATGTCTGCAATGCGTCTTTCCCTGTGGTCTGGCCTGCTGACTGCTGTAGTAAATAACCAGAATCGTCAGCAAAGTCGCGTACGTTTATTTGAAAGCGGCCTGCGCTTTGTACCTGATACGCAAGCCGATTTGGGTATCCGTCAGGATGTCATGCTGTCTGGTGTGATCTCCGGCACTAAAAATGAAGAGCATTGGGATCTGGCGCGTCAGGCAGTTGACTACTACGATTTGAAAGGTGATCTTGAGGCTATTCTTGAGCTTACCGGCAAAATGAACGATGTACAGTTCAAGGTGGAAGCGAATCCTGCGTTGCATCCTGGGCAGAGCGCAGCAATTTATTTACGCGGCGAACGTATTGGTTTCATTGGTGTAGTACACCCTGAGCTGGAACGTAAACTCGATCTTAATGGTCGTACCGTGGTCTTCGAAATGTTGTGGAATAAGGTCGCAGACCGCGTGCTGCCTGATGCGAAAGAGATTTCTCGCTTCCCGGCGAACCGTCGTGACATCGCTGTGGTAGTGGCCGAAAACGTGCCCGCAGACGATATTTTGGCAGAGTGCAAGAAAGTTGGCGCAAATCAGGTAGTTGGCGTAAACTTGTTTGATGTGTACCGTGGCAAGGGCGTAGCTGAAGGTTACAAGAGCCTGGCTATCAGTCTGGTGTTGCAGGATACCGGCCGTACACTGGAAGAAGAGGAGATCGCCGCTACCGTTGCAAAATGTGTAGAGGCTCTAAAACAGCGATTCCAAGCATCCTTGAGGGATTGA
- the pheS gene encoding phenylalanine--tRNA ligase subunit alpha: MPHLAELVANAKAAVESAQDIAALDNVRVEYLGKKGHLTLQMTTLRELPAEERPAAGAVINEAKAQVQEALNARKNMLESAELNARLAEETIDVSLPGRRIENGGLHPVTRTIDRIETFFGELGFTVETGPEIEDDYHNFDALNIPGHHPARADHDTFWFDAKRLLRTQTSGVQIRTMKDQQPPIRIIAPGRVYRNDYDQTHTPMFHQMEGLIVDKDISFSNLKGTLHDFLNNFFEADLQIRFRPSYFPFTEPSAEVDVMGKNGKWLEVLGCGMVHPNVLRNVGIDPEVYSGFAFGMGMERLTMLRYGVTDLRAFFENDLRFLKQFK, translated from the coding sequence ATGCCACATCTCGCAGAGCTGGTTGCCAATGCCAAGGCAGCCGTAGAGAGTGCTCAGGATATCGCCGCGCTGGATAATGTGCGTGTCGAATATCTGGGTAAGAAAGGCCACCTGACACTCCAGATGACAACCCTCCGTGAATTACCTGCGGAAGAACGCCCGGCTGCGGGCGCGGTCATCAATGAAGCGAAAGCGCAGGTTCAGGAAGCCCTGAACGCGCGTAAAAATATGCTGGAGTCCGCTGAACTGAATGCCCGCCTGGCAGAGGAAACGATTGACGTTTCCCTGCCTGGCCGTCGCATCGAAAACGGTGGTCTGCACCCGGTGACCCGTACTATCGACCGCATTGAAACCTTCTTTGGTGAATTAGGCTTTACCGTGGAAACCGGCCCTGAAATCGAAGATGACTATCACAACTTTGATGCCCTGAACATTCCGGGTCATCACCCGGCACGTGCCGATCACGATACTTTCTGGTTTGATGCCAAGCGCCTGCTGCGTACGCAAACTTCCGGTGTTCAGATCCGCACCATGAAAGACCAGCAGCCGCCAATTCGTATTATCGCGCCGGGCCGCGTCTATCGTAACGATTACGATCAGACTCACACCCCGATGTTCCATCAGATGGAAGGCCTGATCGTTGATAAAGACATCAGCTTCTCCAACCTGAAAGGCACACTGCACGATTTCCTGAACAACTTCTTTGAAGCTGATTTGCAGATCCGTTTCCGTCCTTCCTATTTCCCGTTCACAGAACCTTCCGCAGAAGTGGATGTAATGGGCAAAAATGGCAAATGGCTGGAAGTGCTGGGTTGCGGCATGGTGCATCCGAATGTCCTGCGCAATGTGGGCATCGACCCTGAAGTGTATTCCGGTTTTGCCTTCGGAATGGGGATGGAACGTCTGACTATGTTGCGTTATGGCGTGACTGATCTGCGTGCATTCTTCGAAAACGATCTGCGTTTCCTCAAACAGTTTAAGTAA
- the pheM gene encoding pheST operon leader peptide PheM, translated as MHAAIFRFFFYFSA; from the coding sequence ATGCATGCTGCTATTTTCCGTTTCTTTTTTTACTTTAGCGCCTGA
- the rplT gene encoding 50S ribosomal protein L20, translating into MARVKRGVIARARHKKILKQAKGYYGARSRVYRVAFQAVIKAGQYAYRDRRQKKRQFRQLWIARINAAARQNDMSYSKFINGLKKASIEIDRKILADIAVFDKVAFSALVEKAKAALA; encoded by the coding sequence ATGGCTCGCGTAAAACGTGGTGTGATTGCACGTGCACGTCACAAGAAAATCTTAAAACAGGCGAAAGGCTACTACGGTGCCCGTTCTCGCGTATATCGTGTTGCATTTCAGGCTGTTATCAAAGCTGGTCAATACGCTTACCGTGACCGTCGTCAAAAGAAACGTCAGTTCCGTCAGCTGTGGATCGCGCGTATCAACGCAGCAGCTCGTCAGAACGACATGTCTTACAGCAAATTCATTAACGGCTTGAAAAAAGCTTCTATTGAAATTGACCGTAAGATCTTGGCTGACATCGCAGTATTCGACAAAGTGGCATTCTCTGCACTGGTCGAAAAAGCGAAAGCAGCTCTGGCGTAA
- the rpmI gene encoding 50S ribosomal protein L35, producing MPKIKTVRGAAKRFKKTANGGFKRKHANLRHILTKKATKRKRHLRPKGLVSKNDLGLVSACLPYA from the coding sequence ATGCCAAAGATCAAAACAGTACGCGGCGCCGCTAAACGCTTCAAAAAAACCGCCAATGGTGGTTTTAAGCGTAAGCACGCAAACCTGCGTCATATTCTGACCAAAAAAGCTACTAAGCGTAAACGTCACTTGCGTCCAAAAGGCCTGGTATCCAAGAACGATTTGGGTCTGGTCTCTGCATGTCTGCCGTACGCATAA
- the infC gene encoding translation initiation factor IF-3 — MKGGKRVQPARPNRINKEIRAQEVRLTGVDGEQIGIVSLNEALEKAEEAGVDLVEISPNAEPPVCRIMDYGKFLYEKSKSTKEQKKKQKVIQVKEIKFRPGTDDGDYQVKLRNLIRFLEDGDKAKITLRFRGREMAHQQIGMEVLNRVRKDLCEDSELAVVESFPTKIEGRQMIMVLAPKKKQ; from the coding sequence ATTAAAGGCGGAAAACGAGTTCAACCGGCGCGTCCTAATCGCATTAACAAAGAGATTCGCGCGCAAGAAGTTCGCCTCACCGGCGTCGATGGCGAGCAGATTGGTATTGTCAGTCTGAATGAAGCTCTTGAAAAAGCTGAGGAAGCGGGCGTCGATTTAGTAGAAATCAGTCCGAATGCCGAGCCGCCAGTTTGTCGAATCATGGATTACGGCAAATTCCTCTACGAGAAGAGCAAGTCGACCAAAGAGCAGAAAAAGAAACAAAAAGTTATTCAGGTTAAGGAAATCAAATTCCGACCTGGTACCGATGATGGCGACTATCAGGTCAAACTACGCAACCTGATTCGCTTTCTGGAAGATGGCGATAAAGCCAAAATCACCCTGCGTTTCCGTGGGCGTGAAATGGCGCACCAACAGATCGGTATGGAAGTGCTTAACCGCGTCCGTAAAGACCTGTGTGAAGATTCTGAACTGGCCGTTGTCGAATCCTTCCCTACGAAGATCGAAGGTCGTCAGATGATCATGGTGCTCGCACCTAAGAAGAAACAGTAA
- the thrS gene encoding threonine--tRNA ligase — MPVITLPDGSQRVFDRPVSPLDVALDIGPGLAKACIAGRVNGELVDATDLIEVDAQLAIITAKDEAGLEILRHSCAHLLGHAIKQLWPDTKMAIGPVIDNGFYYDVDLDRTLTQEDIELLEKRMHELAEKNYDVIKKKVSWQEARDTFASRGEEYKVAILDENISHDDHPGLYHHEEYVDMCRGPHVPNMRFCHHFKLQKTSGAYWRGNSDNKMLQRIYGTAWADKKQLNAYIQRLEEAGKRDHRKIGKQLDLYHMQEEAPGMVFWHNDGWTIFRELEAFVRMKLKSYDYQEVKGPFMMDRVLWEKTGHWENYKEAMFTTSSENREYCIKPMNCPGHVQIFNQGLKSYRDLPLRMAEFGSCHRNEPSGALHGLMRVRGFTQDDAHIFCTEEQVRDEVNSCIRMVYDMYSTFGFEKIVVKLSTRPEKRIGTDEMWTRAEDDLAAALTENDIPFEYQPGEGAFYGPKIEFTLHDCLDRAWQCGTVQLDFSLPGRLNASYIGESNDRQVPVMIHRAILGSMERFIGILTEEYAGFFPTWMAPVQVVIMNITDSQATYVEELTKKLQDAGIRVKADLRNEKIGFKIREHTLRRVPYMLVCGDKEVEAGKVAVRTRRGKDLGSMDVSEVVDKLLAEIRSRSLHQLEE; from the coding sequence ATGCCTGTCATTACTCTTCCTGATGGAAGCCAGCGCGTTTTTGATCGCCCCGTTTCTCCCCTTGATGTTGCCCTTGATATCGGCCCTGGCCTGGCGAAAGCCTGTATCGCTGGTCGTGTTAACGGCGAACTGGTTGATGCAACCGACCTGATTGAGGTTGACGCGCAACTGGCGATCATCACCGCTAAAGACGAAGCCGGTCTTGAAATTTTGCGCCACTCCTGTGCGCACCTTTTGGGTCATGCCATTAAACAACTGTGGCCAGACACCAAAATGGCAATCGGCCCGGTTATCGATAATGGCTTCTATTACGACGTCGATTTAGATCGTACGCTGACTCAGGAAGATATCGAACTGCTTGAAAAGCGCATGCACGAACTGGCTGAAAAGAATTACGACGTCATTAAAAAGAAAGTCAGCTGGCAGGAAGCGCGCGATACCTTTGCAAGCCGTGGCGAAGAATACAAAGTGGCGATTCTGGATGAAAACATCAGTCATGATGACCATCCGGGTCTGTATCACCACGAAGAATATGTGGATATGTGCCGTGGTCCACACGTACCGAACATGCGTTTCTGCCATCATTTCAAACTGCAGAAAACCTCCGGTGCTTACTGGCGTGGTAACAGCGATAACAAAATGTTGCAACGTATCTACGGCACTGCGTGGGCGGATAAAAAGCAACTGAATGCTTACATTCAGCGTCTGGAAGAAGCCGGTAAACGTGATCACCGTAAAATTGGTAAGCAACTTGACCTGTACCATATGCAGGAAGAAGCACCAGGTATGGTGTTCTGGCACAACGACGGCTGGACCATTTTCCGTGAGCTGGAAGCCTTTGTACGCATGAAACTGAAGTCTTATGACTATCAGGAAGTAAAAGGTCCGTTCATGATGGACCGCGTGCTGTGGGAAAAAACCGGTCACTGGGAAAACTACAAAGAAGCGATGTTCACGACCTCTTCTGAAAACCGTGAATATTGCATCAAGCCAATGAACTGTCCGGGACACGTTCAGATCTTCAATCAGGGTCTGAAATCTTACCGTGATCTGCCATTGCGTATGGCTGAGTTTGGCAGTTGCCACCGTAATGAGCCATCTGGTGCATTACACGGTCTGATGCGCGTTCGTGGCTTCACTCAGGACGATGCTCACATCTTCTGTACAGAAGAGCAGGTGCGTGATGAAGTGAACAGCTGTATCCGCATGGTGTATGACATGTACAGCACGTTTGGCTTCGAAAAAATCGTGGTGAAACTGTCCACCCGTCCTGAGAAGCGCATTGGTACTGACGAAATGTGGACTCGTGCTGAGGATGACCTGGCGGCTGCGCTGACGGAAAACGACATTCCGTTCGAATATCAGCCGGGTGAAGGGGCGTTCTACGGTCCAAAAATTGAATTTACCTTGCATGATTGTTTGGATCGTGCGTGGCAGTGTGGTACCGTGCAGCTCGACTTTTCATTACCTGGTCGTTTGAACGCCTCTTATATTGGCGAAAGTAACGACCGTCAGGTTCCGGTAATGATTCACCGTGCTATCCTGGGTTCAATGGAACGCTTCATTGGTATTCTGACTGAAGAATACGCGGGCTTCTTCCCAACCTGGATGGCTCCGGTTCAGGTAGTGATTATGAATATCACTGATTCACAAGCTACCTATGTCGAAGAATTAACTAAAAAACTGCAAGATGCAGGCATTCGCGTTAAAGCCGACTTGAGAAATGAGAAGATTGGCTTTAAAATCCGCGAACACACGCTACGCCGTGTTCCTTATATGTTAGTTTGTGGCGATAAAGAGGTCGAAGCAGGCAAAGTTGCTGTTCGTACCCGCCGCGGCAAAGACTTAGGAAGCATGGATGTTAGCGAAGTCGTTGACAAACTGCTGGCGGAAATCCGCAGCAGAAGTCTTCATCAACTGGAGGAATAA
- a CDS encoding MarC family NAAT transporter, which produces MTEVRQLFEVLGLGLMVLLPLANPLTTVALMLGLSGNMTTQERNQQSLMASVYVFIIMMVAYYAGQLVMNTFGISIPGLRIAGGLIVTFIGFRMLFPQPHVEERILIENKTAEMKKQDSPNIAFVPLAMPSTAGPGTIAMIISSASTVKSSDFPHWIITVAPVMIFFLVGLILWISLRSSGAIMRLVGKSGIEAISRLMGFLLVCMGVQFVINGVLEIIKTFPPAA; this is translated from the coding sequence ATGACAGAAGTCAGGCAGTTATTTGAAGTACTGGGATTGGGCCTGATGGTACTGCTTCCGCTGGCAAATCCACTGACGACCGTGGCTTTGATGCTCGGTCTTTCCGGGAATATGACCACACAGGAAAGAAACCAGCAGTCGCTGATGGCCTCGGTCTATGTCTTTATCATCATGATGGTGGCGTATTACGCGGGACAGTTGGTGATGAATACGTTCGGGATTTCCATTCCCGGCCTGCGTATTGCGGGGGGACTTATCGTCACCTTTATCGGTTTCAGAATGCTTTTCCCACAGCCACACGTGGAAGAAAGGATCCTTATCGAGAACAAAACGGCGGAAATGAAGAAACAGGATTCGCCAAATATCGCTTTTGTTCCTCTGGCGATGCCAAGTACCGCCGGGCCGGGCACCATTGCCATGATCATCAGCAGTGCTTCAACGGTGAAATCATCTGATTTCCCGCACTGGATTATTACCGTTGCTCCGGTGATGATTTTCTTTTTAGTGGGTTTGATTTTGTGGATATCTCTGCGCAGTTCGGGGGCGATTATGCGTCTGGTCGGGAAAAGCGGGATTGAGGCTATTTCACGTCTGATGGGATTCTTGCTGGTGTGTATGGGCGTTCAGTTCGTTATCAACGGGGTTCTTGAGATTATTAAAACCTTCCCGCCAGCAGCCTGA
- a CDS encoding transglycosylase SLT domain-containing protein, giving the protein MKPNILYLMAALLLAGCAKETPVQTTRFLNPSPPPQRDTSLMHPGPYGDVIHQAANTYGVDETLVKAIIQVESGYNPTVVSKSNAIGLMQLKASTAGRDAYRMKGRYGQPTPRDLKDPAVNIDLGTAYLSILQQQLAGINNPETRRYATTLAYVNGAGALLRTFDKDKTYAIAKINLMTPAEFSAHVQKKHPAPQAPRYLWKVNNAYLAMR; this is encoded by the coding sequence GTGAAACCAAACATTCTTTATTTGATGGCCGCGCTATTGCTGGCGGGTTGCGCTAAAGAAACACCGGTTCAGACGACGCGTTTTTTGAATCCATCGCCGCCACCTCAGCGCGATACTTCATTAATGCATCCAGGGCCTTATGGTGATGTTATTCACCAGGCGGCAAATACCTATGGCGTCGACGAAACACTTGTTAAAGCAATCATTCAGGTCGAATCTGGATATAACCCAACCGTTGTCAGCAAATCGAATGCGATTGGGTTAATGCAGCTAAAGGCCTCAACGGCAGGACGCGATGCCTACCGGATGAAAGGACGTTACGGTCAGCCCACGCCGCGTGATTTAAAAGATCCGGCGGTGAACATTGACCTGGGTACGGCTTATTTAAGTATTTTACAACAGCAGCTTGCGGGTATTAATAACCCTGAAACTCGCCGTTACGCCACCACACTGGCATATGTGAACGGAGCAGGGGCGTTGTTGAGAACGTTCGACAAAGATAAGACGTATGCGATTGCGAAAATCAATCTGATGACGCCTGCTGAGTTTTCTGCTCATGTGCAGAAAAAACACCCGGCGCCACAAGCACCACGTTATCTGTGGAAAGTGAACAATGCCTACCTCGCGATGCGGTAA
- a CDS encoding fructosamine kinase family protein has product MWQAVNRLLSEHLGNAEIRERVELPGGEIHPAWRLSYGDRNVFVKCNAREMLPIFAAEADQLALLARSQTVRVPEVYGVGSDRDYSFLLLEYIPQKPLDAHNAYVLGQQLAALHQWSEQLQFGLDFDNELATVPQPNSWQRRWATFFAEQRIGWQLQLAAEKGMIFGNIEDITAMVHARLQNHQPQPSLLHGDLWPHNCGLSDDGPVIFDPACYWGDRECDLAMLPLYPNVPPQLYDGYQSITPLPDDFISRQPIYQLYYLLNRSNLFGGQHLVVAQRAIERLLHEDIS; this is encoded by the coding sequence ATGTGGCAAGCCGTCAATCGTTTGTTGAGTGAACACTTAGGCAATGCTGAAATCCGCGAACGTGTTGAGCTTCCGGGAGGCGAAATCCACCCGGCATGGCGGCTGAGCTACGGCGACAGAAACGTGTTTGTGAAATGCAATGCACGCGAAATGTTGCCTATCTTTGCCGCTGAAGCCGATCAGCTGGCCTTACTTGCGCGCAGCCAGACCGTCAGGGTGCCGGAAGTTTATGGTGTAGGTAGCGACCGTGATTACAGTTTCCTCTTGCTCGAATATATCCCGCAAAAACCTCTGGATGCACATAATGCCTATGTTTTAGGCCAGCAACTTGCCGCATTGCATCAGTGGAGTGAACAACTGCAATTCGGTCTGGATTTCGATAATGAACTGGCGACAGTTCCGCAACCCAACAGCTGGCAACGGCGCTGGGCTACCTTCTTTGCCGAGCAGCGCATTGGCTGGCAGCTGCAACTGGCTGCTGAAAAAGGGATGATATTTGGTAATATCGAAGATATCACCGCTATGGTTCATGCCCGCTTGCAGAATCATCAGCCGCAACCTTCACTTTTACACGGCGATTTATGGCCGCATAACTGTGGCTTATCTGATGATGGTCCGGTGATTTTTGACCCGGCCTGTTACTGGGGAGATCGGGAATGCGATTTGGCGATGCTGCCGTTATATCCGAATGTTCCGCCGCAATTATATGACGGTTATCAGAGTATAACGCCACTCCCTGACGACTTCATTTCGAGGCAACCGATCTACCAGTTATATTACCTGCTTAACCGCAGTAATTTATTCGGTGGTCAGCATCTTGTGGTGGCGCAACGCGCCATAGAAAGGCTGTTACACGAAGATATCAGTTAG
- a CDS encoding YniB family protein, whose product MTYQQAGRVAVIKRIAGWIIFIPALLSTLISLLNFINEHTKTEQGINAVMLDFIHVMVDMVKFNTSFLNVFWYNSPVPALGQGFTSANIMFFIIYWLIFVGLALQASGARMSRQVKHIREGIQDQLILEQAKGAEGRTRPQIEERIVIPRHTILVQYFPLYILPIIIAVIGYFILKLLGLMA is encoded by the coding sequence ATGACGTACCAACAAGCCGGACGTGTGGCAGTAATTAAACGAATTGCGGGATGGATCATTTTTATCCCTGCGCTGCTTTCTACGCTGATTTCTTTGCTGAATTTTATCAACGAGCACACTAAGACGGAGCAGGGCATCAACGCGGTCATGCTGGATTTCATCCACGTGATGGTGGATATGGTGAAGTTCAATACCTCGTTTCTCAATGTCTTTTGGTACAACTCACCGGTGCCAGCTTTAGGGCAGGGTTTCACCAGCGCGAACATCATGTTCTTCATTATCTACTGGCTGATTTTTGTGGGGCTGGCACTTCAGGCTTCCGGCGCGAGAATGTCCCGTCAGGTAAAACACATTCGCGAAGGGATCCAGGATCAGCTTATTCTGGAACAGGCGAAAGGTGCTGAAGGCCGGACACGTCCGCAAATTGAAGAGCGTATCGTGATACCGCGACACACGATTTTGGTGCAGTATTTTCCATTGTATATTTTGCCAATTATCATCGCTGTCATCGGCTACTTCATTTTGAAATTATTAGGATTAATGGCCTGA